Below is a genomic region from Medicago truncatula cultivar Jemalong A17 chromosome 3, MtrunA17r5.0-ANR, whole genome shotgun sequence.
tcaaaaaaaaaaattattgttttgacATGCTCGGGTGAAAGAATTGGGTGCATATTAGATGAAAATTAACATATTGTcttctcttatttatttttcttcgtTTATGACTCCAAACATGTGAGAAAAAGTATTTGACTATTCCTCtaaaagaatatttgatttttcacaCGTGCAATAAGGGATGTAAGAAATTATTACTGGATTGAGTTGATACgcataattatttaaaataaaatatatttttagatagACAAAATGACAAAGTTATTATTAAGTCACGCATATAAGTGGAGGTGTccgagttcgaaccccggtcattgTGTTTAGATATTGGTACGAAATTTTCACCACTGCAACACATTGTGAGTTCTCCCCTCCTAATCAAGTTTTTCCATACCTAAGAGTTAGGAATAGAACTCCTAAAATTCCTCACCACTTGGACCAATTTATTATTGGTAAATAAAATGTTCTTTATCaaacactaaaataaaacttaaaaatatgaaGGCTGGAAAATGCTTGTATCATGGTTCACATATTTTACTTACCCATCTAATTTACTCAACAAGGCATCGATAAGATACATATTAATTACATATTCCAAATAAACATTGACCCACAAAAAAGCAAGTCTTGATTCATATATTTGACCTCttactatactatatatatactaGTACTAATTTGTCTGGGTAATTGATTATTTGCTCATGACTAAATATGTGTCGAAAAATGTAGTTACGACCTTTAGTAAGGTCTCCCCTCTCAATTAACTATGTTGGGGTAATCACGTTAACGTGACATTAAGCTAAGTTAACCCAAAGAAGCAAGCTTTGCTAGAGCACCAGCTGCAAGAGAATTAACATATGTGCAAGGTTCAGTCTTAGGTGAATCTGTACGATTATCATCGAATTTGTCATTGATGTCAGGTCCACCTACAATAGCTCCAGTTAGCTCATGTGGATTTGGTCCATCTCTTTTCAGCCACTTCGAAAAGCTCATAGGACAATTTATATCTTCGTTTGGTGACAACTTTGGCACTGAAGCACCTCTATGGTGAGCTTGTGTGGGTGGATTTTTCCCGAATCCTACCATGTATGATCTTCCTTCTGGGTTTTTCCCCAATATGTAATCCATCTGTTAACAAACCAAATATTATACGTTCACTCTATATATGtctatattgtttatttttaaagcaTAGACTACAGCAATTTTGGATCTTCTATGATTGCGGTATTGTGTTGTGCTCCCGCAGTAATAAAGACTTTAGATTTAAAGAAATTAGAGAGAAAAGCTTCTctaaatttaatatatcttaCAGGTACAACATCGTACTACTACAACGttagaaaatttaatttaaaaaattggagACTAAAAATTAGAAGTATGTCTTGAATTTTCGTCGAAGAGATTGCAAAATTTGAGATTAACTTGATTTTGTGAGCCTCCAAGTTTGTttgataatataaaattaatatgtGGGCTATGGGTATACTTACTTGTTTTTTGGCAAAATCAAGGACATGAGATGAGTCAAATTCTTTGTTTCCacatttaactttttgtttatatttggcAAGCAAATCACTGTATACCGTGAACAAGAAAGATGTGCTTGTAGCATATTGTGTATTGGCTCCATCTCTCATATGAATAAACCCACCTgcataatcatcatatatatatatatataattatagatTATACATATAAagatgaaaattaaatataatcataAATGTACATATATTTACCAGGAGACAAATGTATTTGGTGGTAAGGACTATCAGGAAGGACGGAGCATATGTAACTTTCACCATGTGATTTAAATGTTTCAAGACCTTTTTGACCTTCAAAATGTAGTTGAGTGAGAAGAACTTGAACTCCAGCGTATTTAAGATCCCAACTGAATTCTGCTACATTAGCACTAATTGATTCTTCTTGTATATATTTCATGTACAACGATTTCTTTGTTGCCATGTATAGCCAAGTTGCTGCCCACACCAATTCATCCTACATGATTCCAAAGATATGTACAATCAATTATTACAATCCCAAAACATTAATTCAGTCTTATATAACACTAATTATTAAAGCTTAGTAATTAAGGAAATGTTGTTTATAAGAGTAATAACATACGTTATAGCCTGAATAGGAGCAGTAGAAAGGGCATTCTCCATCATATGTTCCTTTATGTGATTTTGCCAAATCGAAAAGCTGCCAGgaaattgatgaaaaaacaATTAGTTTTCATAATCCCATGTAATTAAAATACTATTGGctattttcatgaaaaaaatatcTCCTATGCATGTAACAAATACTTCAGCTGgatttaaatataagcaaaggACTACATATATTCAATACCAATTTTGCTTTGTTGAGGAGACGACGAGCATATTTACGATCAGTATGTCTAaaaacaatggaagaagaagCCATAGCTGCAGCCGTTTCAGAAGCAATCTCACTACCAGGTGTGTTACTATCAATGACTTTAACCGATCTTTTTGTCTTCATTTTTTCTGGTGGAGCCCAACAATGATGATCTTCCTCTGGGTCCCCTACCTCAACATATAATTTGTTTCTTCTAGAACtagcttttaaaaaataatctgtTCCCCATTTGATTGCATCTTGAATATTTCCCATTTCCTTTGTTGCTTCAAATTCTGTTTTGTAAAATATTGCAGCCCATGATAATGTAGTCACAGTGAATGCCATTGGTAGCCCATATTTCACATTATCTCCTGCATCATAATATCCCCCAGATAGGTCCACCTACAttcaattcaataaaattatgcaCATTAACCCAAATTATTCATTTAATGTATCTTTCATGATTAAAATATGTTAGaagggaaaaataaaatgaatttggTCGTCAATTTTGGAATTTCTAACATTTAGAGACgtatttcatgtttttttttcctttttctgtaCACTTTTTTGTCGTTAATTCAACATTTTATAGTAGtgataatttcattttatgagaaaaataaagatacaTTAGCGAGTTTGCCGTCGTCGACAGCTGAGTCTCCTCTCCAAGGAACCCTGTTATTTGGAGGGAGTTTTCCTGATCTTTGTGCCTCTAAGAATATAAGGGATTTTGTGAGAGCCtctttataattaaattgaccCTGGACAAGTATCATGCTTCCTTGGAACAAAGTAAGCCATGCTACAATGATTGCCCAATATACACTTTTAGAATCCATGAGAATTACGCTAATAAAATTCAACCTTGTAAGATGAAGCTCTCAAATGGAGTTTATATAGAATATATGTAATGTAAAGATTGGTAACAAATTCTTTGATTTGGGTGTTGGTTTTATTTTGTGATGGCGGGAAAAGCAAGAGAGTATGTTTTAGATAGAGGATggaatgaaatgaaaaggaaCAAGCTATGAGATGGTTGTAAAGGAAAGAAGCCTT
It encodes:
- the LOC11423318 gene encoding endoglucanase 16, which translates into the protein MDSKSVYWAIIVAWLTLFQGSMILVQGQFNYKEALTKSLIFLEAQRSGKLPPNNRVPWRGDSAVDDGKLANVDLSGGYYDAGDNVKYGLPMAFTVTTLSWAAIFYKTEFEATKEMGNIQDAIKWGTDYFLKASSRRNKLYVEVGDPEEDHHCWAPPEKMKTKRSVKVIDSNTPGSEIASETAAAMASSSIVFRHTDRKYARRLLNKAKLLFDLAKSHKGTYDGECPFYCSYSGYNDELVWAATWLYMATKKSLYMKYIQEESISANVAEFSWDLKYAGVQVLLTQLHFEGQKGLETFKSHGESYICSVLPDSPYHQIHLSPGGFIHMRDGANTQYATSTSFLFTVYSDLLAKYKQKVKCGNKEFDSSHVLDFAKKQMDYILGKNPEGRSYMVGFGKNPPTQAHHRGASVPKLSPNEDINCPMSFSKWLKRDGPNPHELTGAIVGGPDINDKFDDNRTDSPKTEPCTYVNSLAAGALAKLASLG